From the genome of Sulfurimonas sp., one region includes:
- a CDS encoding DNA/RNA non-specific endonuclease, whose amino-acid sequence MKKLSILLPLLISIAFAQIPIEEKLFIKKFFNKKQCDQIIDKTYYEICYNYKAKGANYVYYVLDGSKVNKGNIKERPRFYDELKLPRNYRTKHSDYTRNQYKMDRGHLANDASFDWSEKSLKSTYSMANVIPQYKNINRYTWIKAEKLERLVATKLGKVSVLNSVIYSNSPKTIGRNKVAVPKAFWKMIFNKEKNYERCFYYENIIGLKTRGDKLKDHEVECNSLY is encoded by the coding sequence ATGAAAAAACTATCAATACTACTACCACTTTTAATCTCAATAGCATTTGCACAAATACCTATAGAAGAAAAACTGTTTATAAAGAAGTTTTTCAATAAAAAACAGTGTGATCAGATTATAGATAAAACGTATTATGAAATTTGCTACAACTATAAAGCAAAAGGTGCAAACTATGTTTACTATGTGTTAGATGGTTCTAAAGTAAATAAAGGCAATATCAAAGAGCGACCTAGATTTTATGATGAACTAAAGCTACCTAGAAATTATCGCACTAAACACAGTGACTACACAAGAAACCAATATAAGATGGATCGCGGACACTTAGCAAATGATGCTTCTTTTGATTGGAGTGAAAAATCTCTTAAAAGTACCTACAGTATGGCTAATGTAATTCCACAATATAAAAACATAAATAGATACACATGGATTAAAGCTGAAAAGCTTGAGAGATTAGTAGCAACTAAACTTGGTAAAGTAAGTGTATTAAACAGTGTTATCTATTCTAACAGTCCTAAAACTATAGGTAGAAATAAAGTAGCAGTACCTAAAGCCTTTTGGAAGATGATCTTTAATAAAGAGAAAAACTATGAGCGCTGCTTTTACTATGAGAATATAATTGGACTTAAAACTAGAGGTGATAAGTTAAAAGATCATGAGGTTGAGTGTAATAGTCTATATTAA